The region CGGCGCCGTGCGAGGCGGCCTGCGTGCTGGGCATCAACGCCGATCCGGTGGCCATCAAGCAGATCGAGATGACGATCGCCGACCGGGCGTTCGCCGAGGGGTGGATCGTGCCGCAGCCGCCGGCGGAACGCTCCGGCAAGCGCGTCGCCGTGGTCGGGAGCGGCCCGGCCGGCCTGGCGGCCGCCCAGCAACTCAACCGCGCCGGCCACCATGTCACCGTGTTCGAGCGCGCCGACCGCCCTGGCGGCCTGCTGATGTACGGGATCCCCGACTTCAAGCTCGAGAAGTGGCGCGTCTGGCGGCGGGTCGAGCAGCTCGAGGCCGAGGGAGTCGAGTTCCGCTGCTCGGTGAACGTCGGCGTCGATCTGCCGACGCAGCAGCTCGTCGAGCAGTACGACGCCCTCCTCCTCACGGGCGGCGCGACCCTCGGCCGCGATTTGCCGATCCCCGGCCGCCAGCTCGCCGGCGTCCACTACGCGATGGAGTTCCTCCCACAGCAGAACAAGCGGAACGCCGGCGACGACGTGCCGGCCCAGATCTCGGCGACCGGCAAGGACGTGATCGTGATCGGCGGCGGCGACACCGGCAGCGACTGCGACGGCACGAGCAACCGTCAGGGGGCACGGAGCCTGACGCAGTTCGAGCTCCTCCCCCAGCCGCCCGACCTCGGCAAGTATCCGCGGCGCGGCGAGCGCCCGGCGGCCACCCCCTGGCCGGCGTGGCCCTCGATCCTCCGCACCAGTTCGTCGCACGAGGAGGGCTGCCGGCGCGAGTGGGGGATCCTCACCAAGGAGTTCCTCGGCGACGACGCCGGCCGGCTCCGCGCCCTGCGCACCGTGCGGATCGAGTGGTACCAGGATCCGGCGAGCGGTCAGCAGAAGTTCCGCGAGCTGGCCGGGACCGAGGAGGAGTGGCCGTGCCAGCTGGCGCTGTTGGCGATGGGGTTCGTCGGCCCGGAGAAGCACGGGCCGATCGCCGACCTCGGCATCGAGCTCGATCCGCGCGGCAACGTCAAAGCCGGTGCCGACTTCCACACCAGCCGCCAGGGGGTGTTCGCGGCCGGCGACATGCGCCGCGGGCAGTCGCTGGTGGTGTGGGCGATCCACGAGGGGCGCGAGGCAGCGCGGTCGATCGACCTGTGGCTCACCGGTCAGACCAACCTCCCCAGCGTGTCGGCCGGTGAATTCGCCGTTCACGCCTGAGCGTGGCGGTCAACGGTCTGCGGCGATCTCGACGTCGTAGCCGCCGCGATTGTCGGCCAGGGCGCCGGGGGCGTCGTTGACGCGGAGGAACAGCGGCCCGTCGACGGCGCCACGCAGTTTTCCGCCGGCCCCGGTGGCGAGCACCTCGAAGGTGGGGCGGCGCCCCGCCTCGACGGCGCGCCACTGGGCGGCGAGCAGGCGGCCGATCGGGCGGCCGCGGTACCAGTCGAACGAGATCCCGTCGGGTTCGCTCTCGAGCGCCGTCGTGCCGGCGCTGCCGAGCCGGCAGCGGCCGGTGGCACGGAGCCGGTAGCCGCGCCCGGCAGCGAGGCTCACGCCGGCGTTCTGCCAGCCGCGGTCGGCGGCCACCGTCGCCCGGGCCGTCGCCGCCAGCGGCGGACCGGCCGTCCAGTCGATCACCATCCGCGGCAGGTCGTAGCCGTAGTCGATGTCGTCGAGGAAGGCGTCGAAGTCGCGGCCGGCGCTCCGCGCGTCGAACCCCGCCGTGGCGATGAGCCGCGCCGTGAACTCGCCGTCGAGCGCACCGCGCTCAGCCCGCGCGAATGCCCCGGCGTGGCGCGGGTGCCCCGAGAGCAGCGCCACCGCGGCCCATGCCGCGGCGTAGGCGGGGATCTCGGCGTGGAGCGCGGGGGGCAGCGCCACGACCTCCGACAGCGACGGCTGCGACGCGGTGCCGCGGAGGCGGCGCAGGGCGTCGATCCTCCCGAGCTGTTCGACGTCGGCCGCCCGCGCCGGGATCGGCGTCGGCTCGAACCGGCCGGCGACGAGGCGATGCGTGGCCAGCAGTTCGGCGATCCCCTCGGTGTACCACGGCGGTGTCGACGCCTCGCGGACCGTGGCCATGAAGGAGTGCACACCCTCGTGGAGGAGAAGATGGCGGCGGTAGGCGGGATTGGTCTGCTCGGCGAGCCAGAAGCGGTGGCCGGCCGAGAAGCCGTTGACGAAGTCGGGCACGCTGCCGTCGGGGGGCAGCAGGCCGGCGGAGCGGAAGCGTTCGCGGTCCTCCACCAGGCACCCGCAGACATGCCAGCCGGCGAGCGACTCAGGCACGAGCCCGAAGTGCCGGCACCAGGCCGGGACGGCGTCGTCGAACACGCAGGTGAGCTCGTCGATGCCGTCGCCGTCGCGCGCCGCGACGTCGGTGACGAGCGTGAGGTGGCGGCCGGCGACGACGCGGAGGCCGGCGCGTCGCGCCAGCGCCGCAAGCGGCGCCGGGTCGAACGGCTCGGCGGCCCGGCCCGCGGCCTCGAGCAGGACGAGCGCCGCGACGGCCCGGCAGGCAGCGCGGCGGGAGACCGATGGCGCGCCTCTCGCGCGCGGAAGAAGGGTCGATCGATGACTCGCCATGTTCCCCAGTTCATCCGCTTCACCGGGATGCGGCAAGGCGACCGGGGAGGTGGCCGACAAAGTCACGGTCTTCCGCCCGAACCGCCGAAACAACCCCTGCGGCGCCCCTGCCGCGCCGTGACGGAGGCCCGGCGGTGCTGTCGATGCGGAGCAAACGAGCGGGGCCTTGCAGAGCCGTGTCGCTGCCGTGGGCGGTGGCGATCGCGGTGTTCTGCGCGGCGCTCGTCCCCGCCCGGGGGGCTGACGACACGCCGGGGGCGACGGGCTCGCCGGCTGTTTCCGGAACAGGTGCCGCGGCGGCCCCCGCGCCCTACCGTTCGACCAGCGCGGTGCCGATCGGCCAGGCACCGGCCTTCGCCAGCGCGGTGATCCAGGGGGGCACGATCCCGCCGGGCTGGCAGCCACAGGCGGTGACGTGGCCGGCGATCGGCGGTGATGGACGACCGACGACGATGGTCGTCGCCCCGACGTACACGTTCACCTACGCCGTCGGACCGCCGGTGCCGATGGCGGTTCCCGTCGCCCGGCCGCAGGTCGTGGCCCGCCCGCAGGCGGTGCCCGGCTGGACCTACGCGATGCAGTCGGCTGCGCCGGCCGGCTATCAACTGCCCACGCAGGTCGCGCGCCCGGTCCCGTGGCAGTATCCCCCCGGCGCGCCGGTGCTGGCGGGGACACCGATCGTCGCCCCGGGCCCGCCGCCGGTCATGCAGCCGATGATGCCGCCGCCGATGATGGTTGCCCCGGCACCGCCGCAGCCGCTCGCGTACCCGCCGCCGATCTATGCCGGCCCGCCATCGGCGCCGCAGTCGCTGCCGGTCGCGGCGGCGCCCCCGCCGTTCATCCAGCCGGCGGCGCCCGACCAGTGGGTGCCCGGTGTGGCGGCATCCGGGGCGCCGGCCAACGTCGGCCAACCCGGCAACGCTGTCGGCCAGTCACTTGCCGCCGCGGCGCCGCCGGTGATCGCAGGAAGCGCGGCGGCGATCGCGGCGGGGCAGCCTTCCAATCCGCCCCCGCCGGTCGCGCCGCAGTCGGCGCCGCTCGTGCCGGTCGCGACCGGGCCGGCAGCCCCGGCCGGCGCCGCGCCCCGCGGCACCGTCCACGTGTGGCGCGTCGTCGGGGTCCACGACGGCGACACGATCACCTGCCTCGACGAGACCAACGTCCAGCAGAAGGTGCGCCTCGCGGAGATCGACGCTCCGGAGATCGGCCAGGACTACGGCAAGGTGTCGCGCGAGGCGCTCGCCGACCTCGTGTTCGGCAAGACCGTCCAGGTCGTCGACCAGGGCAAAGACCGCTACGGCCGTTGGATCGGCCGTGTCAGCGTCGGTGGCACCGACGTCAACCGGCAATTGGTCGCCAGCGGCAACGCCTGGCACTACGCCACCTACTCCCAAGACGCCGCGCTGGCAGGGCTCCAAGCCCAGGCCCAGGCCCAGCGGCTCGGACTGTGGGCCGAAGCCAACCCCACGCCGCCGTGGGACTACCGCCGCGCCAGCCAGCCACCGGCGACGACCTGAGGCGGAGCGGCACGACCGGCCGCCGGGCCTGCGCCCGGTTTTGGGCCAGGGCATCCCCAGGGCGCTCGGGCCGCCGGCTCAGCGCCCGCGCTGATCGCGCTTCGCCTGCTTGATCTTCACGCGTGCCGCGGCATGGCCGCTGCGGCGCGTGTCGAGCCCTTGCACCGCCAGCCGACGGGCCTTGGCGGCGGTGGCCGCGGAGCGCTGCTTCGCCCGATCGAACTGGATCGCCTGGTTACCAGCCTGGGCGCCGAGCGCGGCCCGGAGCCCGGCATTGCGGACCTTCTTCGACACCTTCCTCGAGTCTGCGGCCGGCCGGGGGGCCGGTGCGGGCGGGGCCGGTGGATTGGCGGCAGCCACGACCTTGCGGAGCGTCTGCTCGACGATGCCAGCCGCG is a window of Planctomycetota bacterium DNA encoding:
- a CDS encoding glutamate synthase subunit beta, with amino-acid sequence MGEPRGFMKYERRVSGYAPVPERLRHYNEFLTILPPEEVRTQGARCMDCGVPFCHTGCPLGNIIPDFNDLVFRNQWHEASQRLHATNNFPEFTGRVCPAPCEAACVLGINADPVAIKQIEMTIADRAFAEGWIVPQPPAERSGKRVAVVGSGPAGLAAAQQLNRAGHHVTVFERADRPGGLLMYGIPDFKLEKWRVWRRVEQLEAEGVEFRCSVNVGVDLPTQQLVEQYDALLLTGGATLGRDLPIPGRQLAGVHYAMEFLPQQNKRNAGDDVPAQISATGKDVIVIGGGDTGSDCDGTSNRQGARSLTQFELLPQPPDLGKYPRRGERPAATPWPAWPSILRTSSSHEEGCRREWGILTKEFLGDDAGRLRALRTVRIEWYQDPASGQQKFRELAGTEEEWPCQLALLAMGFVGPEKHGPIADLGIELDPRGNVKAGADFHTSRQGVFAAGDMRRGQSLVVWAIHEGREAARSIDLWLTGQTNLPSVSAGEFAVHA